The genomic segment CGTGGTACACGCTGTCGAAGTTGTAGACCGAACCGGTCTTCTGCGGCTCACCCGACTTGCCGTCGTAGATCTGGATCTCGTGTCCACAGTAGATCGCGACCCACGCCTGCGAGTCCTTGGCCGAACCCTTGGTCCCGCAGCTGGTCGAGGGCCGGTCCTTCGACGGCACCCGCGGGTCGGGGAAGCGGACGAAGACGCCGCTGTTGGCGCGGTGCTCGTCCGGTGCGACATCCCGGAACTGCAGCTTCAGGGAGAAGTCGCCGTACGCCTTCGTGGAGTACCAGAGCATGCCGAGCCCGCCGTCCGCGCGCAGCGATCCGTCCGGCTGGAGCTCGAAGCTGCCCGCGTCCGCCTGCTCCCAGCCCGCCAGCGACTGCGGCGTACCGTCGAAGATCGCCTCGTATCCGTTGTCGCCCTCGGCCCCGATCCCGGAGTTCCTCGCTGCCTTGACCAGCGTGTTCTGCTCCGACTTGCTGAGGACACCGTCCTTCACGAGCGGCTTCGTGACGTCCCGGACATGGGAGACGAACGCCTTGTTGTCCGGCCAGCTGCTCTCGTCGTCGATCAGGTCGTCGACCGTGCACCCGCCCGCGACGTCGTGGTTGGTGACGCCCGTGTCGTCGTCGCGATAGTGCACGGTGCGACCGGTGTCCGGCACCGCGCACTCCACCGCGACCTCCTTCTTCACGGTCACCTTCTCACCGTCGGCATAGGTCACCGTCAGGGTCGCGGTGTAGTTGCCCGGCTCGGCATAGGTGTGCCTCGGGTTCGCCTCGGCCGACGTGGTGCCGTCGCCGAAGTCCCACTGATGCGACACACCGCCGGACCGCAGCCCGTCGAACGCGATCGTCAGCGGCTTGTTCTGCACCGCGTACGAGCGCGCCGCCGGAGCCGGCGTCGCCGGACCGCCCTTGTACGTCACGCGGATCAGCTTCTGGTTGTCGTCCAGACTGAAGAATCCGCCCGCGTAGTCGAGCAGGTACAACGCCCCGTCCGGTCCGAACTTGGCGTCCATCCAGCTCTGCAGCTGGTCGGAACCACCGCCACCCGGGATGATCTTGCGGAGGTCCTCGGCGAACGGCGGTGGCGTGGCATCCTCCACCGTGGCCGGGTCGATCGTCACCGCGATGCGGTTGTTGGCGTTCGACTGGTCACCGATGAACCACTTCCCGTCCCAGTACGCCGGCCAGGCCACCCCGCTGTCGGTGTCCACTTCGGAGCGGTAGTAGGTCGGCCCGGACATGATGGCCTGCCCACCGCCCTTCAGGTACGGCCAGGTGTAGGTGCTGTCGTCGATCTCGTAGGTCGGCAGGCCGCTGCCGTCCCCGCGCTCCGGGAACACCGGACCGCCGCCCTGCGGCGAGTACCAGATCATGTTGTTCCGCACCGGAGGCAGGTCCTCCAGCCCCGTGTTGCGCGGCGAGGTGTTCTTCGGGTTGTCGCAGTCGTACCACCCCGTGAGCACGTCGGCGTCCTCGTTGCTCCGGTCGCGATAGGGCTGCTTGTTCCCCATGCAGTACGGCCAGCCCTGGTTGCCCGCCGACGTGATGATCGTGGCGTTCTCGTACTTCGCCGGCCCCAGCTCGGGGTCGGGTTCGCCCGCGTCGGGCCCCACCCAGGCGGCGGTAAGCCAGTCGTGCTTGGCGTCGATCTGGATCCGCGCCGGGTTGCGCACGCCCATCACGTAGATCTCGGGCCGCGTCTTGTCACCCGGGTCGGCCGCCTCGGGGAAGAGGTTGCCCTCCGGAATGGTGTACGTGCCGTCGTCCTCGGGATGGATCCGCAGGATCTTGCCGTTCAGGTCGTTGGTGTTGCCCGACGTACGGCGGGCGTCCTGGAACGACACGCCCTTGTAGTCCTTGGTCCAGTTGTTGCCCGAGTACCCGTCCGAGCCCTGCGAGGAGTTGCTGTCACCGGTGGCGACGTACAGGTTGCCCTCGTCGTCGAACGCCATCCCGCCACCCGCGTGGCAGCACGAGTGGATCTGCGTGTCCCACGCCAGCAGGTCCTTGCGGCTGTCGAGGTCGATGGTCGCCGACCCGTGGTCGTAGGTGAAGCGCGAGACCGTCCGCTCGCCGATGCGCTTGTCGGTGTTGATCGACTCGTACGGCATCCAGTACACGTACAGCCAGCCGTTGGTGGCGAAGTCCGGGTCGAGCTCGATGCCGATCAGCCCCTCCTCCGCCTTCACGAGCTCGTCGCCGCTGCCGCGGTTGCCGAACACGTCGAGCGTGGCGAGCAGCTTCACGCGCTCCGTCTCCGGGTCCCACTGGTGGATCGTTCCGCAGCCCAGACCGACGTTCTCGTCCTCCCAGTCGGGGATCGGCCCGGTCGCACACGCCGCCTTGCCGATGTAGAAGACCGTGCCGTCGTCGGCGATCGTGAGTCCGTGGGGCTCACCGATCTGGTCGAGCCGCCCGGGCAGGTTCTCACCGGTCAGCCGCTCGATCTCGTAATTCTCGGCGATCGTGGCCTGGCAGTCGCCGCGCACGAGCCCGGTCGTCCACTCCAGAGCCCCCAGGAGGTGGCCGCGGAAGTTCTTCTCGCCGTAGCTGTCCGCCGTCCCGCCCATCGCGGTGTAGAACGACCGGCCACCGCCGTAGTCGTGGCACCACGAGATCGGGTGGAACGGCCCGTTCGCGGCGGGACCCGGGTCGTAGGTGTGCTCCTGGACCTGCGCGACCGTGTGGACCTCACCGACCGGGCTCGACTCCCAGTTCAGCCACTTGTCGGTGCGCTTCCACGTCAGCGGCAGACCCTTGTTCGCCGGGTGCTGCCGGTCGGTGACGCTGACCACGGCCTCCTGGGCGTCCGGATCCACCGGCTCGGTCTCGTCGCCGGTGTAGAGCTCGAACTCGGCGAGCTGGGTGGCGTCCGCCCCGCGGTTCGCCGTGATGTTCAGCCGGTAGTGGGAGTAGCTGGTCTCGTTGTCGAATCGGTACTGTTTGGGCTGGAACCGGTTGGGGAAGTCCTCATCGGACTGGGAGTCCAGGTCGGTCCAGTTCTCCCCGTCGTTCGAACCCTGCAGCGTCCAGTCCTTCGGGTCCCGATCGGGGAAGTCGTTGGCCGACACCACGCCGTAGTGGGAGACGGCCGTGGGTTCGGCGAGCTCGACGCTCAACCACGCGGAGCTGTCGAACGCCAGCCACTTGGTGTCGTCCTTGCCGTCGACCGCGTGCGCCGCGGACTCGTTCGGTGCGTTCTCATTGCTGGCGCTGGCACTCGCGACCTCCGCGGGCGTCGGCCGGGCACCCGCCGGCCTCGCGCCGACGAGACCGGAGAACCACGCCGAGCGCTCCTGCGCCCGCGCCGCATCACGGATGCCGAGGAACCCGCCCCCGTTGTCGAGGTAGCTCCGCAACGCCGCTTCCTGCGACTGGTCGAGCTCGGACCCGTGCGCCGACAGGAACACGACACCCCGGTACTTGCTCAGGTTCTCGCTCGTGAACGCGGCCGGGTCGGTGGTCACGTCGACGTCGAGGCCGCTCGTGGCACCCAGCTCGCCGATCGCGTCCGCCGCACGCTCGACCGGGTCGTCCTGCTCGTCCGGGGCACCGTGGAACACCAGCACCGACGCCGCCGGCGCGGCGGCGCGCTCCCGCGGCTTGCCCTTGCCGTTGCCGGGCTCCGGCGCGCCGAAGCTCGGTGTCGCCGCCAGCCCGAAGACCAGCGTCAAACCGGTCGCGACCACCATGGTGCGCCGGAACAGCGTCGGTCTCGCACGCCCGGCGCGGGGTAGAGCTGACAATCTTCTTCGACCCATCTCTACTCCTCACTGAAAGGGTGTTACAGGCCAGTTCGACAGGTCAGCGACCGGGTGGTGTCCTAGTGGCCACCCTGATGTCCGAGGTAGCGGTCGATCGCCTCCTGGGCGCCGTCGGGCATGCTGCCGTCGGCGTTGCGGACGAGGAAGATGCCCGACATTCCGGTCTCGGAATGGCTTTGGACGTGGCAGTGGAACATCCACGCACCGGGCCCGACCCCGTCTCCTGCGATCACCTGGAAACCGAAGGAGTCCCCGGGGTTCAGGTCGCGGTTGTCGACGACCTTGCTCGGGTCGTCGGGGCCCTGGAGGTAGCCGGTGCGGTTGTCGGCCCAGCGGTGCGCGTGGAGGTGGAAGGTGTGGAAGTTGTTGCCGTGCCCGATGGCGATGAACTCCACGCGCTCGCCGAGGTTGGCTTCGAGGATGGGCACGTCCGGCGCCATCTTGTTGTTGATCGTCATGTCGTTGAAGACGACGGTGAATTGCCGGTCGGGCACCACGTCGCCCTCACGCCGGACGACGAGCGCGCCGTACAGGCCCTTCGCGATGCCCTCGGTGCCGTGATCACTGCCGAGCGCGTGGTCGTGGTAGTGCCAGTAGCCCGCACTGCCCGGGATCCAGAAGCCGCCCGGGCCCTCCGACTGGAAGCTCGTGCTCCACACGTAGGTGCGGGTCTCGCCGGGTTCGTTGAAGGAGTCGTTCAACGGGCTGCCGTCGGACGCGACGTCGTAGTTGACGCCGTGCGGATGGATCGACAGGCGCCGGTCGGTGTTGTTCACCAGCTCGATCTCGAGGGTGTCACCCTCCCAGATCTCGAAGACGGGTCCGGGCACGGTGGCCTTGCCCGGTTCGAGCCCGTAGCCGTAGAGGCCGCCGGGCAGCTCCTCCGCGTAGACGGTGACGCGGTGCGTTTCACCCGTGCGGCCCGGGCGCCCCTTGCCGCGCCCCTGCGCGGCGGCGGAGCCGGCACCGAGGGTGGACACGGCTACGGGCGCCACCACCCCGGCCGCGGCGCCGACCAGCATCGAACGACGAGACACCTTCTGGGACTGAGGTAGCCGAGCCTGTTCACCGGTCATGGTCTATGCCTCCAGCGACATGAGTTTCCGTCGGGACGTTAAACACTTCTGGTCTGGACGTAAATATCTAAGATCGAGAACGTCCTACTTTTGAGCAAGAAATGCAGAAGTGGTTACGCTGAACGGCCCAGATCACACGACCGTTCGCAGGCATGGAGAGGCGAGGCTCACGGCGGGTCATCCCGCCGAGCCGCCTCGCCTCACAGGGACTTCATCTCCCCGGCCCCACGTGTCCGCACCTCTCGCACACGTGTCTGTACCCCTCGCACCCGTGTCCGCACCCCCCGTACGCGTGTTCTCACCCCACGCCCGTGTCCGCACCCCACGAACCCGTGTCCGCACCTCACGCACCCGTGTCCGCAGTCCACGTGCGCGTGTCCGCGGCGTGCGACGCGAACACTCGCACGCAGGCCGCGGACACGATGCCAAGGCCCACCCAAGGCGTACGGGAAGTGCGGACACGCGTGCACAGACCGCGGACACGGCGTCCTCCGCTCACCCGGGTGGTGTCAGGCGCTGAAGTCGGTGGTGGAGCGCACCTCCAGGTTCACGAAGCGGGGTTCGTCCGTGCACACCGCACGCACCTTCTCGGCGAACTCCGCGGTAGCGGGGTGCGCCGAGTTCTCCATCCCGGCCGGATAGTCCGGGAACTCCACGATCTCCATGTAGGTGCCCGGCCGGTCCCGGTCGGCTCCGACGAGGGCCCACCGTGCGGTGCGGTCGGCGCCGATCGCGTCGGCCCACTCGCGTGCCATCCGCTCGACCTCGTCGATCCGGTCGGTGTGGAACTCGATCAGCTGCACGAACGCCCCGGGCGTCGTGTCGGCCACCGGCGCGTCCTTGAGTCCCTGCCGCACTCCTTCGCGGAGTTCCTCGTCATCCGTGTGCTCGTGCACGTCGACGGCGTGCTGC from the Saccharomonospora azurea NA-128 genome contains:
- a CDS encoding ThuA domain-containing protein, which encodes MGRRRLSALPRAGRARPTLFRRTMVVATGLTLVFGLAATPSFGAPEPGNGKGKPRERAAAPAASVLVFHGAPDEQDDPVERAADAIGELGATSGLDVDVTTDPAAFTSENLSKYRGVVFLSAHGSELDQSQEAALRSYLDNGGGFLGIRDAARAQERSAWFSGLVGARPAGARPTPAEVASASASNENAPNESAAHAVDGKDDTKWLAFDSSAWLSVELAEPTAVSHYGVVSANDFPDRDPKDWTLQGSNDGENWTDLDSQSDEDFPNRFQPKQYRFDNETSYSHYRLNITANRGADATQLAEFELYTGDETEPVDPDAQEAVVSVTDRQHPANKGLPLTWKRTDKWLNWESSPVGEVHTVAQVQEHTYDPGPAANGPFHPISWCHDYGGGRSFYTAMGGTADSYGEKNFRGHLLGALEWTTGLVRGDCQATIAENYEIERLTGENLPGRLDQIGEPHGLTIADDGTVFYIGKAACATGPIPDWEDENVGLGCGTIHQWDPETERVKLLATLDVFGNRGSGDELVKAEEGLIGIELDPDFATNGWLYVYWMPYESINTDKRIGERTVSRFTYDHGSATIDLDSRKDLLAWDTQIHSCCHAGGGMAFDDEGNLYVATGDSNSSQGSDGYSGNNWTKDYKGVSFQDARRTSGNTNDLNGKILRIHPEDDGTYTIPEGNLFPEAADPGDKTRPEIYVMGVRNPARIQIDAKHDWLTAAWVGPDAGEPDPELGPAKYENATIITSAGNQGWPYCMGNKQPYRDRSNEDADVLTGWYDCDNPKNTSPRNTGLEDLPPVRNNMIWYSPQGGGPVFPERGDGSGLPTYEIDDSTYTWPYLKGGGQAIMSGPTYYRSEVDTDSGVAWPAYWDGKWFIGDQSNANNRIAVTIDPATVEDATPPPFAEDLRKIIPGGGGSDQLQSWMDAKFGPDGALYLLDYAGGFFSLDDNQKLIRVTYKGGPATPAPAARSYAVQNKPLTIAFDGLRSGGVSHQWDFGDGTTSAEANPRHTYAEPGNYTATLTVTYADGEKVTVKKEVAVECAVPDTGRTVHYRDDDTGVTNHDVAGGCTVDDLIDDESSWPDNKAFVSHVRDVTKPLVKDGVLSKSEQNTLVKAARNSGIGAEGDNGYEAIFDGTPQSLAGWEQADAGSFELQPDGSLRADGGLGMLWYSTKAYGDFSLKLQFRDVAPDEHRANSGVFVRFPDPRVPSKDRPSTSCGTKGSAKDSQAWVAIYCGHEIQIYDGKSGEPQKTGSVYNFDSVYHGRAGVTPKEQWNDYEIRVEGQHYTIVRNGKVINEFDNVPGKQSSREGDPATDLRQFVSGYIGLQNHGGDDVIEFRNVRVREL
- a CDS encoding multicopper oxidase domain-containing protein, with the protein product MLVGAAAGVVAPVAVSTLGAGSAAAQGRGKGRPGRTGETHRVTVYAEELPGGLYGYGLEPGKATVPGPVFEIWEGDTLEIELVNNTDRRLSIHPHGVNYDVASDGSPLNDSFNEPGETRTYVWSTSFQSEGPGGFWIPGSAGYWHYHDHALGSDHGTEGIAKGLYGALVVRREGDVVPDRQFTVVFNDMTINNKMAPDVPILEANLGERVEFIAIGHGNNFHTFHLHAHRWADNRTGYLQGPDDPSKVVDNRDLNPGDSFGFQVIAGDGVGPGAWMFHCHVQSHSETGMSGIFLVRNADGSMPDGAQEAIDRYLGHQGGH
- a CDS encoding DUF1059 domain-containing protein — its product is MTRKYVDCRETPSVSGCTLAMSGEEEELVRAAVQHAVDVHEHTDDEELREGVRQGLKDAPVADTTPGAFVQLIEFHTDRIDEVERMAREWADAIGADRTARWALVGADRDRPGTYMEIVEFPDYPAGMENSAHPATAEFAEKVRAVCTDEPRFVNLEVRSTTDFSA